tttaatcataaaattaatccaCATAACTAAGTAAGACTGaatcaaactttaaatattaagaAGAGCATAGATAATCATATAAGGCAAATAAGTAACTTAAATTGTCTTACAAGAACCATGCTAGAGCATCATTGCATTGTCATCTAATGTAATCACCCAAcacaaccaaaaaacaaaacacaataataGTATTTTTGTCATTTCCACGTGCTAtcaaatgtaaaattttcaaaatatgtctAAATTCTTAAACTTGATTCAATACATCACCAAAATACTGCCAAAATTTTATTCGTCACGACCTCTTATAaatctgcaaataaaaaaaaaaaaaaattaacttttcaACATTTGTTGATCCCTGAATTGATAACGGAaacaatataagaataaagaggcCAAGTACATAGATAACAATGTTGGCTATGAACTATATAACAGACAGAAACCGACATTAATTCAGTTCATGTAACCAAATATTGAGCATTAAGAGTAACAAAAAAACTAAGTAACTTTGAGACTTCATTTTCCTAATAAGTATATGAAACTCTCACTAGATGTCGAGAAATCACACATCCTTAAGTCTATACATGTTTGTGTCGGGCATGAAAATACAAGCCGATTTTTCATGAGCAGATTCAGCTTGTATAGGACTTGGTTACTTCACATGGTATAAAAGCAGCTGGACCACTCCACTTTTTAGTTTTGAAACCCCACCCTTCCATTCCTGATTCCACTACATAGGCGTTTTAAGAGTTGCAAGACCAAACCTAAGAGGGACgattattacaataaaaaatacatGGTCCTTCCATCTGCTAACACAGTTTAAGCATTTAGAGTTAATTGTTTCAAACAATATGTGAATTTGCACACAAACACACATTTTGCATCGTACATTTGCATACAAACATGAATGGAATGAGAAATAAGCAATGCAAACCTAATGTTGGTTTCTGTATTTGAAATATTAGCAAGTCCTCCAACAATTAAACCTGCAACAGAAAAGTGACAAGCTTATCATCTTTTCCACTATAAGCAACAttcaagattaaagaagaaCCCTGGTTACTTGACAACAATATTGCACAAATACAAAATATGGAAAGCTACCTCAAGCAGGGTAACCTAAAAATCCTAAATTATGAAGCTTAATCCAAATAATAACTATCTAAAAATCTAAATacgtttaaaaaaaaaaagtgcacgAAATGTAAAACTGGTACTCTCGGAGGGAAGTTAAATTAATGTCCAATCAAGTACAAAACTTGGAGGactaaatcaaaatttcagGATAAAATTGTAACTGAAGCTAATCGTAGGGCACAAAGTCAGAAGCTGGATCATAGATATTATGATAAGAACATAGATATTATGATAAAATTGTAACTGATCagttaatttctcaaaaaaatcaataaaatgaGATGATATTATGATAAGAACAATAATTTCAACTATTATACATACTATAAAGAAGTATCATTCACCCTTTATACACGCAATATTACAATTAACATTTGTTTATTAACTATTCAGAATAAAACTTTTGAGTGCTTAATTACCTCCATACCATACAAACTGAACCATAAAAATAAGCGATTGATTGATCGATTTAACTCGTTTAAACTATTCACATTCAAACTTAAATAGTGCCATTAGGTGAGGATGTTTGTTGGGTTCGCAGAAACCGAGTTCGCTCCAACAATAGTGCaaagaaaagtaaaacaaaTGAAGCAAATGAAATATGCGAATGCGGTCCTTTAAAGATAGATCAGATAGGCAATTTTGCACTACTTGAAGgatttagttttcttttctaCATTGACAATTCTTTTCAACTGAGCATTCTCTCCCGACAATGGCAATGCAACAACCAGCATGTCAaactgtaaaagaaaaaaataaattctcaCAAAATTAGCAAGATTACAAATTCCTAAGATTTGTACGGTAGTTTCAAACAAAATCAGGTCATATAAATAACATCAAAGATCACAGGATGCATTGGCCATAGTCCGCTCAAGCCATATaaataaaacttgaaatttcatGCATggcatttaaaaacttaattcCCTACGCACATAACCTTGTGCTTACAAAATTGCTCCTCTTCAGAAACCTTTTCTAGTACAAAAGCAACTTCTATATATGGACGGACAACTCTcattctagaaaaaaaaactgtacTTACCAGGGTTTTAgaagaaaattcagattttactgACGTATGCAAGCaagtagatgattttgcagCGGCATATACATAAGGCCCATTCCCTTAAGTAGCAAAGCCCATTCCCTTAAGTAGTGTATGACAGTTTATGcatttcaattaattaaaacatCTTTTACCTTCTTCGCAGCTTGGACCAGAGCTGCACTCATCGCTTTGGATTGCTCAGCGACATTCACCGTCTCCTCAGAGGGATTAGTGGCTGGCGGTTCGGGATAATCTGGTGATAGTCGGACCGGTGGGGCATCTCGTCGGAGTGTTCCAAAGGTGTTTAGGGCGAGCATGGCGATGGTGTTTACCTGTTCTTGTAGCTGAGATATGATATCCATTATATTCCTgcaaatagatccagaaaaagaaaactcaGTGTGAGGTTACGAAATCCAAGCATGAGAATAAAGAAGTAGAAAAAGAGGGATAAATGTAACAGAAGCACTATGCACCAACTATACAAAATGATCTGATTACCACTGTGATAGTATGAAGGCTCAACAAAACTGTGACTTCGACGAAAGCTTCTGGATTTGCACAAACTAATAGTAAAATAGCTGAGGAAAAACAATATAAGAAGTAAAATTTAGGGTCGAATATATAGTGTGTTCGCTGAGACAAATAGGAATTCACCACAACCTTactggagtttttttttttcttccagtACTTGGTATATTTTGTCTCTATGGTAAACTTGGTCACAGGTCAGAACATATTGGAACAAAACATAAAATCGCTAAGAGACTTGAATATGCCCTACATGATGTGATGCGATGAAGAAACAAGTATTGGAGCATTTACAGACAATTGTTTTGCAGTCTTAACAGACAAGGGAATACTAATTTATTCGGTCTGCATCAGAGCATCCAAAAATAGCCAAGCTTATCAACAGGAGCAGTCCAAAAATTTAATATCTTGTGCACTTCCAACTAGAATTATCCTTGGGGTGCTACAAGACTTAAACAATCAATACTATGAAACTTCTTAATAGATGTACAGGCACTCCCAAAGCTGTCTATCCAAGGC
This genomic interval from Ananas comosus cultivar F153 linkage group 8, ASM154086v1, whole genome shotgun sequence contains the following:
- the LOC109714434 gene encoding mediator of RNA polymerase II transcription subunit 21-like translates to MDIISQLQEQVNTIAMLALNTFGTLRRDAPPVRLSPDYPEPPATNPSEETVNVAEQSKAMSAALVQAAKKFDMLVVALPLSGENAQLKRIVNVEKKTKSFK